A genomic region of Candidozyma auris chromosome 5, complete sequence contains the following coding sequences:
- a CDS encoding non-canonical poly(A) polymerase PAP2, with translation MGQKRGRDVLPAVTRKRQRKLKKKRFDAGPPKDDITVDVSSNEEDRPESNNDIILIDSDNDGSHDSDVIVVSEGEDSEVNPPYESNKVKEPTLNQEGNENAQNDIVKGSDFIEFGFSSSEDEAEDDGYGSDDGVLSDDDSGTHHVSPESKSEFPWVKGHDHSKQKEIADWLTLEIKDFVNYISPSSQEIVNRNTLITSLKRKITEFWPKTQAHVFGSCATDLYLPGSDIDMVIISTTGDYEQRHRLYSLASYLRKNQLAKNLEVIATAKVPIIKFVDPKFDIHVDISFERSNGLDAARRIRRWLDSTPGLRELVLIIKQFLRSRRLNNVHVGGLGGYATIIMVYHFLKLHPRVSTGNILVMDNLGTLLIEFFELYGRNFSYDELVIAIDSDDSPRYLLKSRHPVLTAGKGVFSIIIQDPSDPSNNITRSSYNLRDIKKAFGGAYQLLIDKCYELHGASYRDRINKSILGDIIKYRGKDRDFNDDRDKVMNHALIQHNDEEDDEDDESDGADGNDKYYFSDMTSESEEEEPPKKQAKIYESKMSQPTPKSIPQKAPDGPKASVAELMSVNDHNSDDENANGKTADPSEEDEAKSYNKYVKREYWKSKGLETSI, from the coding sequence ATGGGCCAGAAAAGAGGTAGAGACGTGCTCCCTGCGGTGACCCGGAAGAGGCAGAGAAAGCTTAAGAAGAAGCGCTTTGATGCCGGCCCACCTAAGGACGACATCACTGTGGACGTCTCTAGCAACGAAGAGGATAGACCGGAGAGTAACAACGACATTATCTTGATTGACTCTGACAATGATGGCAGCCATGACAGTGACGTGATAGTTGTGtcagaaggtgaagatagTGAAGTAAATCCTCCCTATGAGTCAAATAAAGTGAAAGAGCCTACGCTTAATCAAGAAGGCAATGAGAATGCCCAGAATGACATTGTCAAAGGCTCAGACTTCATTGAATTCGGCTTCAGCTCCTCGGAAGATGAAGCCGAAGATGATGGGTATGGTTCAGATGATGGCGTACTTAGTGATGATGACTCGGGCACGCATCATGTGAGTCCTGAGAGCAAGCTGGAGTTTCCTTGGGTGAAGGGCCACGACCATTCCAAGCAGAAGGAAATTGCAGATTGGCTCACCTTGGAGATCAAGGATTTCGTCAACTACATTTCCCCGTCATCGCAAGAGATTGTGAACAGAAACACGCTCATCACTTCactcaaaagaaagattaCCGAATTTTGGCCCAAAACGCAAGCTCATGTGTTTGGTTCCTGCGCTACAGATCTCTACTTGCCAGGATCAGATATTGACATGGTTATCATATCCACGACAGGAGATTATGAGCAGAGACACCGTCTATACTCTCTTGCGTCTTATCTACGAAAAAATCAGCTTGCAAAGAACTTAGAAGTCATCGCCACAGCCAAAGTGCCAATCATCAAATTTGTTGATCCAAAGTTCGATATACATGTTGATATATCCTTCGAAAGAAGTAATGGATTGGATGCGGCCAGAAGAATACGTAGATGGTTGGATTCAACGCCAGGTCTTCGTGAGTTAGTGTTGATTATCAAACAATTTCTTCGCTCTCGCCGCTTAAACAATGTCCACGTAGGTGGTCTTGGTGGATATGCTACAATCATTATGGTGTACCATTTCCTTAAACTTCACCCTCGTGTGTCTACGGGCAATATTTTAGTCATGGATAATTTGGGTACCTTATTAATCGAGTTTTTTGAGCTATATGGCCGAAACTTCTCATACGATGAATTGGTGATAGCTATTGACTCAGACGATTCTCCTCGATATTTACTCAAATCGAGACATCCAGTTCTAACAGCTGGCAAAGGTGTCTTTTCTATCATCATTCAGGATCCCTCAGATCCAAGCAATAACATCACACGATCTTCGTATAATCTACGCGATAtaaaaaaagcttttggtggCGCATACCAATTGCTTATCGATAAATGCTACGAGCTCCATGGGGCGAGCTATCGCGATAGAATCAACAAGCTGATCTTGGGcgacatcatcaagtacCGCGGGAAGGACAGGGATTTTAATGACGATAGAGATAAGGTGATGAATCATGCATTAATACAACACAatgacgaagaggatgatgaagatgatgaaagtgacGGTGCAGATGGTAACGACAAGTATTATTTCTCCGACATGACACTggaaagtgaagaagaggagccCCCAAAGAAACAAGCTAAAATCTATGAATCCAAAATGCTGCAGCCTACGCCGAAGTCTATTCCTCAGAAAGCTCCTGATGGGCCCAAAGCACTGGTCGCAGAATTAATGAGCGTCAATGACCATAACAGTGACGATGAAAATGCTAACGGCAAGACCGCAGACCcaagcgaagaagatgaggcCAAGAGTTATAA
- a CDS encoding protein kinase IKS1 has translation MHDDYFKILSEFSRGNVLGDLATEGLPHDVFNQGYFDRFFRKIPPYVLGSGAHAQVYKVMHVLKDVQLGVYAVKRINVGDHSSYVDQVLNEVLILYELSVKGANENNLIRYNHVWMELGDLKDSETIYLSDKSGYGQRMGEKVPYVYILQQYCGGGHLENLVVKNFQKEQFMTAKEILEAERKKRRRRRLPEDTRSEDDTPKKKWLNEFEIWKLFRDIAKGVHYLHSHGILHRDLKPSNCLLESTYDPEAYRNIRFDTPAQLDDVIANMPKVLVSDFGEGKFIDKQYLADQSIRIEDDLASESRGNTGTIEFTDPRLWTYAKTSLKARRGSKLANSFSYNSDIYSLGMILCYICAGALPFTDQLTDQTDPERIRRDISKWYESISPESFHYWFQDKLSSTAGVSDATEDFELLIYMMLKGNSESLDVTSRTVIDYLESMKWKHFLHAKNRKTSISEVASEDDESIKDVDVLDLREEVKDSVIADKPVIIASTWYYSPVIFHLVQILILEYTEQAYLKISRGVKFLNLICLAMMALQVNPNLYWPSFYSCVVVSSICDIFFFAAFVQSLM, from the coding sequence ATGCATGAtgactacttcaagatcCTCTCTGAGTTCTCCCGTGGAAATGTTCTCGGAGACTTGGCCACCGAGGGGCTACCTCACGATGTTTTCAACCAGGGATACTTCGACAGGTTCTTTAGGAAGATCCCACCATACGTGTTGGGAAGCGGTGCTCATGCTCAGGTTTACAAAGTCATGCATGTCCTCAAGGACGTCCAGCTTGGTGTTTATGCTGTAAAGAGGATAAACGTCGGAGACCATCTGCTGTATGTAGACCAGGTGCTCAATGAGGTGCTCATCTTGTACGAGCTATCTGTGAAGGGAGCTAACGAAAACAATTTGATCAGATATAACCACGTGTGGATGGAGTTGGGCGACCTCAAGGACCTGGAGACGATCTACTTATCTGACAAGAGCGGGTATGGGCAACGGATGGGTGAGAAGGTTCCCTATGTCTATATCCTTCAGCAGTACTGCGGAGGCGGCCACTTGGAAAATCTAGTGGTGAAGAATTTCCAAAAGGAGCAGTTCATGACGGCGAAGGAGATACTCGAGGCGGAacgaaagaagagaagaagacggcGACTCCCCGAGGATACTCGTTCTGAAGACGATAccccaaagaagaaatggctCAATGAATTTGAGATCTGGAAATTGTTTAGGGATATCGCCAAGGGCGTCCACTACTTGCACTCACATGGGATTCTTCATCGCGATTTGAAACCCTCCAACTGCTTACTCGAGTCAACTTACGACCCTGAAGCCTACAGAAACATAAGGTTTGATACTCCGGCTCAACTCGACGACGTTATTGCTAATATGCCCAAAGTTCTAGTATCggattttggagaaggcaAGTTCATTGATAAACAATATTTGGCAGATCAATCTATCCGAATCGAGGATGATCTCGCTAGCGAGCTGAGAGGCAACACAGGCACCATCGAGTTCACAGACCCGAGATTGTGGACTTACGCAAAGACCTCATTGAAGGCCCGCCGGGGGCTGAAGTTGGCCAATAGCTTCAGCTACAACAGCGATATATACTCGCTCGGTATGATCCTCTGCTATATTTGCGCCGGAGCTCTCCCGTTTACTGATCAATTAACAGACCAAACAGATCCAGAACGTATAAGGAGAGATATCTCCAAGTGGTATGAGTCGATTTCTCCAGAGCTGTTCCATTATTGGTTTCAAGACAAATTATCATCGACGGCAGGCGTCTCTGACGCAactgaagattttgagcttttAATCTACATGATGTTGAAAGGTAACTCCGAGTCTCTTGATGTCACGTCAAGGACTGTTATTGACTATCTTGAGTCCATGAAATGGAAGCATTTTTTGCATGCAAAAAACAGAAAGACCAGTATCTCTGAAGTTGCGtcagaagatgatgaatCTATAAAAGATGTCGACGTTCTTGATTTGCGTGAAGAGGTCAAGGATTCTGTTATTGCAGACAAACCGGTAATTATTGCCTCAACATGGTACTACCTGCCTGTCATCTTCCATCTTGTTCAGATTTTAATCCTAGAGTACACAGAGCAGGCATATTTGAAAATCAGCAGAGGTGTCAAGTTCCTTAATCTCATATGCCTAGCTATGATGGCACTTCAAGTGAATCCCAATTTGTATTGGCCATCATTCTACTCGTGcgtggtggtgctgctgaTATGCgacattttctttttcgcagccttCGTGCAACTGTTGATGTGA
- a CDS encoding DNA-binding protein gives MTSVVTSESRRSSTLNASSGFSQMTPAKNSKKSSQPSSNTSTRPRTRSSVLKASTREPSSAKSTPNRRRKNKRGQGSREGSPVIDLTTEEEQQPHMVSDGNEEEEEESPLRNTKRRKIAGSSGAASIRSASEELNSSPIKSSEKKAAPEAPPLVSSSPVNRKKIVTFSDDLVPSSPLKNFETPRKSILKNSGNFPDESSPLDPNNSSMWMKTTHSISHSFSTECHSPSNPSFWQPGTIIQLAPRSNDLPQLVDGCMNVLKAEKFNRKFEVYATLNQICKLNDASILADLLLGGDGSWLQHTEKSTKYKPRSNPEYIKELCNFIRRDITDTEAVLQSNNTATTKTSPRRNNPFQSRVLNQALKVAAHLLTSPSVNRFIPIHDIQWFYSHTCERIVSPHISKSLVLPYLSIIKDCHFPPKKRRAIFETLSNPISEKMLSALLNIRNFGSSSLVNEKFIALKNMISNFPTLMAKNFHLWYVSLTLNLCDTTFPLYTKVVSNGVTALLEAARNFLDNPDICYAGRKFLESPLPQSQLSFTSDNLISVSTSPSTLTIDYVIENLLSLIQSGNHKFAMDIWVGITLLCGKFDNGFENWKYLTQWLQVHKYCFNESDITAKVTAISSWKVIVYKICCIELRDFRHTAVDRSTPNEAGRAIGTEDIFKTKIKLLIHIFINITSIESQKEIIDALHNSFMSILYCLFNYPAKIPAKLQDLYWDRIVTPVLANFYFRRDSSSTYMHRCGLDIVDRLVRATSSVGEKSFSSIRCLSNENIQLNEIHPSNPRWVFTRFDKSMQILSLVFKSDKLDIDPKLSLLANFMNTLKFSTKKEAQISDTTKDIIDNMPLTLDILSKHSRISYDSLFKLIVNLNDTFGAHNLMADSDIEASSCYEVLLLHSIQYYTTNQLSGIVNMIQGAVGDRFSMRFIYQLLKVNTKHKRGDLESFICDSLNTRQSQRLTNMDLIIAGRMFKYLETDFAVFAKKVIQHIVLLKSEEYERMVSLLEIHKWSNPIFKFYVSLMHDAPYDHLKQMSLSLLKQKWTSLGDFRVLSSFLFENKYDFEIIQCFDEILNKLDVLEQDERVDLEKKIKEYLLQSSEDDNRLDDLFVSATSKGIDILPDIKENLHKYPKLQSLVRKNMQPSMGVSQEKASNEAISQNRNELEPAVQSELTEHKVNNAVDLTGRGVTDAMNNSHSTQPNDDTRKESKSCQSQLSDNSTSEIRRAEPTSLSVNVPDLGWSSGQRRTRRMAAMERQELECQKIVQMVEDRSPVVGQKSKRASSSSVVKGIRQKDNDDDEEIQEVETDDFSVENKNDSDSIEDSAETNAARMGGTVAKNSNVENKEGSNENEKQVSDSEESTKEKRLQEAHDKSLIEVNSSSDSHEKKSNDSMITNTSECQFPDSFAESSNLQSQDKNPNSTGASSCTDLMVLTHRQSQEPVETSSESLSVIEESTEEKNFATALIDRLKAVRDGDLKEVTREDQFLLETSMMEFILRMRRLKAQI, from the coding sequence ATGACCTCCGTGGTCACGAGCGAATCCcgaagatcttcaactctaAACGCTCTGTCGGGGTTTTCTCAAATGACCCCTGCCAAAAACCTGAAAAAGTCTTCCCAGCCATCACTGAACACATCCACAAGGCCCCGAACGCGTTCTCTGGTGCTAAAGGCGTCCACACGGGAGCCTTCGCTGGCCAAAAGCACGCCAAATCGCCgaagaaagaacaagagagGGCAAGGCTCTCGAGAAGGTTCTCCCGTGATCGATTTGActacagaagaagagcaacaGCCTCACATGGTGCTGGACGGtaacgaggaggaggaagaggagtCGCCGCTACGAAATACGAAACGGAGAAAAATTGCCGGCTCTTCCGGTGCTGCACTGATCCGTCTGGCGTCGGAGGAATTGAATCTGTCGCCGATTAAATCAtctgagaagaaggcggCGCCTGAAGCTCCTCCTTTAGTTTCGTCGTCACCTGTGAACAGGAAGAAGATAGTCACTTTCTCAGATGACTTAGTTCCAAGCTCGccgttgaagaattttgagACTCCTCGCAAAtcaatcttgaagaacctGGGGAACTTCCCCGATGAGTCGTCTCCTTTGGATCCTAACAATTCGTCAATGTGGATGAAAACGACCCACTCGATTCtgcattctttttccaCAGAGTGCCACTCCCCCAGTAACCCCTCGTTTTGGCAGCCAGGTACGATCATCCAACTCGCGCCTCGCTCCAACGACTTGCCCCAACTTGTAGACGGGTGTATGAACGTGTTGAAGGCGGAGAAATTTAACCGAAAGTTCGAGGTTTACGCCACTTTGAACCAGATTTGTAAACTCAACGACGCTTCCATCCTTGCAGATCTTCTATTGGGCGGTGATGGGTCCTGGCTACAGCATACAGAGAAGTCTACCAAGTATAAACCCCGCCTGAACCCTGAATATATCAAGGAGTTGTGCAACTTCATCAGGAGAGATATTACCGATACGGAAGCGGTGTTACAGAGCAACAATACAGCTACAACCAAAACGTCACCTAGACGAAACAATCCCTTCCAATCTAGAGTGCTTAATCAGGCACTCAAGGTGGCTGCTCACCTACTCACCTCCCCGTCGGTAAACCGCTTTATTCCAATTCATGATATCCAATGGTTCTACAGCCATACCTGTGAACGCATTGTGAGTCCTCACATCTCCAAATCATTGGTTCTACCGTACCTCAGCATTATCAAAGATTGCCATTTCCCcccgaagaagagacgaGCGATCTTTGAAACCCTTTCAAATCCAATTCTGGAGAAAATGTTATCCGCTTTGCTCAATATTCGCAATTTCGGGTCTTCCAGTTTGGTAAACGAAAAGTTCATTGCTTTAAAAAATATGATACTGAACTTCCCAACACTCATGGCCAAAAACTTCCACTTGTGGTACGTAAGTCTCACGCTCAATTTATGTGATACCACGTTTCCCTTGTATACTAAAGTTGTCTCCAATGGAGTAACGGCTTTACTTGAAGCTGCACGAaattttcttgacaatCCTGACATTTGCTACGCTGGTCGTAAGTTTTTGGAGTCACCATTACCACAATCCCAGTTATCATTCACTTCAGACAACCTTATTTCTGTCTCAACGTCGCCGTCAACGTTGACCATTGATTATGTTATCGAGAATCTTCTCAGTTTGATTCAAAGCGGAAACCATAAATTCGCCATGGACATTTGGGTCGGAATCACCTTACTTTGTGGCAAGTTTGACAACGGGTTTGAGAACTGGAAATATTTGACTCAATGGCTTCAGGTTCATAAGTATTGCTTCAACGAGCTGGACATTACGGCAAAGGTCACAGCGATATCATCGTGGAAGGTGATTGTGTATAAGATTTGCTGCATTGAACTTCGAGACTTTAGACATACAGCTGTTGATCGATCAACTCCAAATGAAGCTGGTCGAGCCATAGGTACTGAGGATATTTTCAAGACCAAGATCAAGCTCCTCATCCACATattcatcaacatcacCTCAATagaaagccaaaaagagatcattGATGCTTTACACAACTCCTTCATGTCCATCCTATACTGTTTATTCAATTATCCTGCGAAAATTCCCGCCAAATTACAAGACCTTTATTGGGACCGGATTGTGACACCCGTTCTTGCCAACTTCTACTTCAGGAGAGACTCTTCGAGCACCTATATGCATCGTTGTGGTCTTGATATTGTGGATCGCCTCGTTAGGGCCACATCTAGTGTGGGAGAAAAGCTGTTCAGCAGCATCCGTTGCCTTTCCAATGAAAACATTCAGCTAAACGAAATCCATCCTTCAAATCCAAGGTGGGTCTTCACGAGGTTTGATAAGAGCATGCAGATACTTTCATTGGTTTTTAAGCTGGATAAACTAGACATAGATCCGAAACTTAGTCTTCTCGCCAACTTCATGAACACGCTAAAATTTAGCACGAAAAAAGAAGCGCAGATATCTGATACGACAAAAGACATCATTGACAATATGCCACTCACTTTGGATATCTTGAGTAAGCATAGCAGGATTTCCTATGATTCTTTATTTAAACTCATCGTCAATTTAAATGATACCTTTGGTGCACACAATCTAATGGCGGATTCTGATATTGAAGCCAGCAGCTGCTATGAAGTGTTACTTCTTCATAGCATCCAATACTACACGACTAATCAGCTAAGTGGAATCGTCAATATGATACAGGGAGCTGTCGGCGATAGATTCAGCATGCGTTTCATTTATCAGTTATTGAAAGTCAACACTAAACACAAACGAGGCGACTTAGAAAGTTTCATATGTGATAGCCTAAATACTCGACAACTGCAACGGTTGACGAATATGGATCTCATAATTGCGGGCAGGATGTTTAAATACCTTGAAACCGATTTTGCTGTTTTCGCAAAGAAGGTCATCCAGCATATTGTCCTTCTCAAGTCAGAGGAGTATGAACGGATGGTAAGCCTCCTTGAGATACACAAATGGTCCAATCCGATTTTCAAGTTCTACGTATCATTGATGCATGATGCTCCCTATGATCATCTCAAGCAAATGAGTTTGtcgcttttgaagcaaaagtgGACATCTCTTGGTGATTTTCGAGTACTTTCCAGTTTTTTATTTGAGAACAAGTACGACTTTGAGATCATTCAgtgttttgatgaaatcttgaacaagcttgACGTTCTTGAGCAGGATGAGAGAGTTGACTtagagaaaaaaatcaaagaatATCTTCTACAATCTTCGGAAGATGATAATAGATTGGATGATTTGTTCGTAAGCGCTACATCTAAGGGTATTGACATTCTTCCGGATATCAAGGAGAATTTGCACAAGTATCCAAAGTTGCAGTCACTTGTACGAAAGAATATGCAACCAAGTATGGGTGTCTCTCAGGAGAAAGCCAGCAATGAGGCAATTCTGCAAAATCGGAACGAATTGGAACCTGCCGTCCAAAGTGAGCTTACTGAACACAAAGTGAATAATGCAGTTGACTTAACCGGAAGAGGAGTGACTGATGCCATGAATAATTCGCATTCTACGCAGCCGAATGATGATACGAGGAAGGAATCGAAATCTTGTCAGAGCCAGCTTTCAGATAATCTGACTTCAGAGATCAGAAGAGCTGAACCAACGTCCTTGAGTGTAAATGTGCCAGACCTAGGGTGGTCTTCAGGGCAGAGGCGTACCAGAAGAATGGCCGCCATGGAACGCCAAGAACTCGAATGTCAAAAAATCGTTCAGATGGTTGAGGACCGCAGCCCGGTCGTTGGgcaaaagtcaaaaagagcttcaagcaGTCTGGTGGTCAAGGGTATACGGCAGAAAGAtaacgatgatgatgaggagattcaagaagttgaaacCGACGACTTCTCTGTCGAGAATAAAAATGATTCTGACAGCATCGAGGACTCGGCAGAAACGAATGCAGCACGCATGGGTGGTACTGTGGCAAAGAATAGTAATGTCGAGAACAAAGAGGGCTCAAATGAAAACGAAAAGCAAGTGAGCGACTCCGAAGAGAGCACCAAGGAAAAGAGGTTGCAAGAAGCCCACGATAAATCGTTGATAGAGGTCAACTCCAGCTCAGATTCtcacgagaagaagagcaatGATAGTATGATTACCAATACAAGTGAATGTCAATTCCCAGACAGCTTCGCAGAGCTGTCGAACTTGCAATCACAAGACAAGAACCCGAACTCTACAGGAGCAAGCAGCTGCACAGACCTTATGGTTTTAACTCACAGGCAATCGCAAGAGCCCGTCGAGACGTCATCAGAGCTGCTTTCTGTAATTGAGGAGTCaactgaagaaaagaacttTGCTACAGCGCTCATTGACCGATTAAAAGCGGTCAGAGACGgtgatttgaaagaagtgaCCCGAGAAGACCAGTTCCTTCTTGAAACGTCCATGATGGAGTTCATTCTTCGTATGAGAAGACTAAAGGCTCAAATCTGA
- the TRP99 gene encoding Trp99p, which translates to MLRSIVKAQLPRCSPLAARSFHATATRAVKVGDSIPSAPLYEGSPGNEVNLAEEIGKAKALIIGVPGAFSPACSASHVPGYYKLLRDFNDKGITHFYVIAVNDPFVTKAWSETISHTTGSDQVRFLADSRGEFSRDWDVLFDASKVFGGSRSGRYAVLVENGKVAKTFVEPDNTSVDVSAASKVLESLE; encoded by the coding sequence atgttGAGGTCCATTGTCAAGGCTCAATTGCCACGTTGCTCTCCGCTTGCCGCAAGATCGTTCCATGCCACTGCCACCAGGGCCGTCAAGGTCGGTGACTCCATCCCGAGTGCTCCCTTGTACGAAGGTTCTCCTGGCAATGAGGTCAATTTGGCTGAGGAGATCGGTAAAGCGAAAGCCTTGATCATTGGCGTTCCAGGTGCTTTTTCTCCTGCTTGCTCTGCTTCTCATGTGCCTGGATACTACAAGTTGCTCAGAGACTTCAATGATAAGGGCATTACCCATTTCTACGTTATCGCCGTCAACGATCCATTTGTCACCAAGGCCTGGAGTGAGACCATCTCCCACACCACGGGAAGCGACCAGGTGAGGTTTTTGGCCGACTCCAGAGGCGAATTCTCCAGAGACTGGGACGTTCTCTTCGATGCGTCCAAGGTGTTTGGTGGTCTGAGATCTGGCAGGTATGCCGTTTTGGTTGAAAACGGCAAAGTTGCAAAGACTTTTGTTGAGCCTGACAACACCTCTGTGGATGTCTCTGCTGCCAGCAAGGTGTTGGAGAGCCTCGAGTAA